In a single window of the Anaerocolumna cellulosilytica genome:
- a CDS encoding ABC transporter permease: protein MRKYLYIYKATLLEKLQYIMNIVLGFISFFVMLFIFVNLWNYIYADSTQLISGYSRTQMIWYVIITETLWFGTRTSTLTNQVSQDIKSGTIAYGMNKPYNYMYFVIAKHFGEITFQFFLFLIAGAVVGVLFLGGLPGFNWMYLPFYIPVFFLGILINSLIRLLISIFSFWIEDSGPFHWIYNKLIIVVGTLFPVEIFPFWLQPIIRISPIFVVTYGPAKLVIDFSIEKLFKVLTAQTAYLVGLVCLLAFFYQRGVKKVNVNGG, encoded by the coding sequence TTGAGGAAATATTTGTATATCTATAAAGCAACCTTATTGGAAAAGTTACAATACATTATGAATATAGTATTAGGTTTTATTAGTTTCTTTGTAATGCTTTTTATTTTTGTTAATTTGTGGAATTACATATATGCAGATTCCACACAGCTAATCAGCGGTTATAGCAGAACACAAATGATTTGGTATGTTATTATAACCGAAACGTTATGGTTTGGTACTAGAACCTCTACCTTGACAAACCAGGTAAGCCAGGATATAAAGAGCGGAACCATTGCCTATGGTATGAATAAACCCTATAACTATATGTATTTTGTTATTGCAAAACACTTTGGAGAAATAACCTTTCAGTTTTTTTTATTTTTAATAGCAGGCGCAGTTGTTGGAGTTTTATTTCTGGGTGGTTTACCAGGGTTTAACTGGATGTATTTACCTTTCTATATCCCGGTCTTCTTTTTAGGAATACTAATCAACAGTCTGATAAGGCTGCTTATCAGTATCTTCTCCTTTTGGATAGAAGATTCCGGTCCTTTTCATTGGATATATAATAAGTTGATTATTGTTGTAGGAACATTGTTTCCGGTTGAAATATTTCCTTTCTGGTTGCAGCCCATTATCCGAATTTCACCAATTTTTGTAGTAACCTATGGGCCTGCCAAGCTGGTAATTGACTTTTCTATAGAGAAACTTTTTAAGGTGTTAACTGCCCAGACAGCCTACTTGGTTGGCTTGGTCTGTCTGTTGGCTTTTTTTTATCAGAGAGGGGTGAAGAAAGTAAATGTTAATGGAGGCTAG
- a CDS encoding ABC transporter ATP-binding protein, with protein sequence MGAIKVSNLSKTFRVKVKEKGLKGSVKAIFKPVYKTVKAVDDISLQVEKGELLAFIGPNGAGKSTTIKMLTGILYPDKGYISVMDICPTKKRKRLAYKIGTVFGQKEQLWTHLTPYDNFKFFGAIYDLTDGEIETRIKELKESFELDEIMNTPVRNLSLGQRIRCEIVASLIHRPEVLFLDEPTIGLDPVVKENIRELIKKMNKEYNTTIFLTSHDIGDIEKLCKRIVIVNHGHIVLDDSMDNIKYHYLNKKIVELKLKETGELPTASGITLLKSKGSNVRLEIDTTKISISEVLKRIDADNMIDITISNIPLENIITEIYKASVK encoded by the coding sequence TTGGGAGCAATTAAAGTAAGTAATTTATCAAAGACTTTTCGGGTAAAAGTAAAAGAAAAAGGGTTAAAAGGCAGTGTGAAAGCTATTTTTAAACCGGTTTACAAAACTGTAAAGGCTGTAGATGATATCAGCCTTCAGGTTGAAAAAGGAGAACTGCTGGCCTTTATTGGACCTAATGGAGCTGGTAAAAGTACTACAATTAAGATGTTAACAGGTATCCTTTATCCAGATAAGGGATACATATCCGTTATGGATATTTGCCCAACTAAGAAACGTAAAAGGTTAGCTTACAAAATTGGTACTGTATTTGGCCAGAAGGAGCAGCTATGGACGCATTTAACGCCATATGATAATTTTAAATTTTTTGGTGCTATTTACGATTTAACCGATGGAGAAATTGAAACAAGAATTAAAGAATTAAAGGAGAGCTTTGAACTGGATGAAATCATGAATACGCCTGTTAGAAACCTGTCCTTAGGTCAAAGAATCCGTTGTGAAATCGTAGCTTCCTTGATTCACAGACCGGAGGTACTATTTTTGGATGAACCAACGATTGGCTTAGATCCGGTAGTAAAGGAAAATATCCGTGAACTGATTAAGAAAATGAATAAGGAGTATAACACAACCATTTTTTTGACAAGTCATGATATCGGAGATATTGAAAAGCTTTGCAAGCGTATTGTTATTGTAAATCACGGTCATATTGTTCTGGATGATAGTATGGACAATATAAAATATCATTATCTGAATAAAAAGATAGTTGAACTAAAGCTAAAAGAGACAGGGGAGTTGCCGACGGCTTCAGGGATTACTTTGTTAAAAAGCAAAGGAAGTAATGTAAGATTAGAGATTGATACTACCAAGATTAGTATTAGTGAAGTGCTGAAACGTATTGATGCAGATAACATGATAGATATTACCATTTCGAATATACCGCTTGAAAATATTATAACGGAAATCTATAAAGCTAGTGTGAAGTAA